The Penaeus vannamei isolate JL-2024 unplaced genomic scaffold, ASM4276789v1 unanchor977, whole genome shotgun sequence genome includes the window atatatacatgtatgtatatatatatatatatatgtatgtatatgtatatatatatacacatatatttatatatatagatatatttatatatatacatatatatacatatatatgtatatatatatatacatatatatatatatatgcatatatgtatatatgtatatatgtatatatgtatatatatatatacatatatatatatatatatatatatatatatatatatatatatatatatatatatatataatgtatatgtatatgtatatatatatatatatttatatatacatatatatgattatatatgtatgtatacatgtatacatatatatgtgtatatatgtgtatatatatacatatgtgtatacgtatatatatatatatatatatatatatatatatatatatatatatatatatacatatgtgtatacgtatatatatatatatatatatatatatatatatatatatatatatatacatatgtgtacacgtatatatataaatatatatatatgtgtatatgtatatatatatatttatatatttatatattcatatatatatatatatattatatatatatatatacatatatgtatatatatatgtatatatatatatatcatatatatattatacatatatattatatatttatatatattatgtatctatatatatattatatatctatatatatattatatatatattatatattatatatattatatatatatatatatatgtatggattatatatatatataaatatatacataaaatatatatataaataaatatatatatatatatatatatatatatatatatatatatatgtataaatatttacacacacacacacacacacacacttatatatatatatatatatatatatatatatatatatatatatatatatatatatatatatatttatatatatttatatttatatatatatgtatatatatatatatgtatgtatatttatatgtatatatgtatatatacataatatatacataatatatacattatatatacattatatatacatgtatatacattatatatacattatatatacattatatatacatatacataaacatatacatatatatatatatatatatatatatatatatatatatatatatatatatatatatatatatatatatatatatataaatatatatatatatatatatatgtatatatatatatatatatatatatatatatatatatatatatatatatatatatttggacacacacacgcacacacacagacacacacacacacacacacacacacacacacacacatatatatatatatatatatatatatatatatatatatatatatatatatatacatatacatatacatatacatatgtaaatatgtgtatacgtatacatacatatatatatatatatatatatatatatatatatatatatatatttatatatatatatatatttatatatatatacatatatatatatatataactatatatatatatatatatatatatatttatgtatatatatgtatatatatataaacatgtatatatatatgtatatatatatatgtatgtatatatatatatatatatatatatatatatatatatatatatatatatgtatatatatatgtatatatatgtatatatatatacatatatatatatatatatatatatgcatatatatacatatatatatatatatatatatatatatatatatatatatatatatatatgcatgtatatacatatatatatatatatatatatatatatatatatatatgtatatatatatatatatatatatatatatttttatagacatatatatatatatatatatatatatgtatatatatatatatatatatatatatgtatatacacatgtatatatatatttatatatacatatatatgtttagtatatatatgtatacatgtatacatatatatgtgtatatatatatatatatatatatatatatatatatatatatatatatatatatatatacatatatgtatatatatatattaatatatatatatatatatatatatatatatatatatatatgtatatatgtatatttatatatttatatatatatatatatttatatatacatatatatgattagtatatatatgtatacatgtatacatatatatgtgtatatatgtatgtatgtatatatatagatagatagatagatagatagatagatagatagatagatagatagatatagatatagatatatatacatatgtgtatacgtatatatatatatatatatatatatattatatatatatatatatatatatatatatatatatatatatatatatatatatatatatatatatacatatgtgtacacgtatatatataaatatatacatatgtgtatatgtatatatatatatatatatatattatatatattatctatatatatatattattatatatattatctatatatatatattattatatatattatctatatatatatatattattatatatattatctatatatatatatatcacatatattatctatagatatatagtattatatatatgatctatatatatatatatatatatatatgtatatatatatgtatatatatatatgtatatatatatgtatatatgtatatatgtatatatgtatatataaattatatatacattatatatacattacatatacatatatacacatatatatacatatatatacatatatacatatatatacatatatatacatatatatatacatatatatacatatatatacatatatatacatataaatatatatgtacatatatatatatgtacatatatatatgtacatatatatatatatatatatatatatatatatatatatatggacacacacacacacacacacacacacacacacacacacacacacacacactcacacacacacacatacacacacacacacacacacacacacacacacacacacatatatataatatatatatatatatatatatatatatatatatatatatatatatatatatatatatatatatatatacacatatacatatgtacatatgtgtatacgtatatttatatatatatatatatatatatatatatatgtacatatatatatatatatatatgtacatatatatatatatatatgtatatatatatatacatatatatacatatatatatgtatatgtatatatatatatataaatatatatataaatatatatatatacatatatatatacatatatgtatatatatatatatatatatatacatttatatgtgtgtgtatatatatatatatatgtgtatatatatatatatatatatatatatatatatatatatatatatatatttatatatatatatatagacacacacacagcacacacacacacacacacacacatcacacacacacacacacacagcacacacacatacacacacacacacacacacacacacacacacacacatacacatatatatttatatttatatttatatttatatttatatttatatttatatttatatatatatatatatatatatatatatatatatatatatatatatatatatatatatacatatacatacacctttatttatatatatatatatatatatataaatatatatatatatatatatatatatatacacctttatctatctatatatgtatatgtatatgtatatatatatatatatatatttatatgcatatatatatatatatatatatatatatatatatatatatatatatatatatatatgtatatatatatatatatattattgattatatatatatagatatatatatatattattgattatatatcatatatatatatatatatatatatatatatatatatatatatatatatatatatatatatatatatatgtatgtctgtgtatatatgtatatatatatatatatatatatatatatatatatatatacatatatatatatatatatatatatatatataatatatatatacatattatatatatatatattatatatatatatattatatatatatatattatatatatatatatattgtatatatatatatatatatatatatatatatatatatatatatatatatatacatacatacatacatacatacatacatacatacatacatatacagacagtcGCAATGATTTCCCTCTACACGACCTTCCCGCTTCCCTACGAACCCAAACAGTTCAATTCacttagatttgcgaagtcatgcttcgcccgggccttttctcttgAGTGGTcaggcctgtgtcaactatttctagttataCCCAAGCActaatatatctaaataaaaagtTTATTCGTAGCAAACAAATGGGCGAcatgggaaaaaggaagaatgaccCTTGTGTACTTAAGTGCTCCTGCAGACTGCTGAAGACGAACCAGCTATAATGGTCTCTAATTCAGTTTACAAGTGTACCACTATACTGTTTGACAAGTCCAGAGAAACTCTATCTCGTTTAGCTGCTGTATTAATGAAAGTCAAGACGTAAAGTTGGTAGCGTGTCTTGGTAGCTGGGCCGGGTAGCGTGTCGAGGTCAGCTTGGCTACGGGTGACGTCGGGAGGTCCGCACGGTACGAGGGTTTGATTCTGTCTGCTTATTTATGGTTGCCCCTTGATGAGAGCGCCCTCTTTATAGTGACTGCCATAGTGCAtgtttgtgcctttgtgtgtgtgtgtgtgtctgtttgatctgtgtaaatatataatattttggcTTACAGGTAGATGGAGATTTGCCCGAGTTTCTTTCGGAAACTGAAAGCAAGAATCTTGAGAAAGGCCTCATTGGCTCTGAAGGCTACGCAGGAATAGCAGGATTTGAcgggaaaaaaggtgaaaagggTGAAAAAGTAAGTTTGTTCTTTCTTAAGTAATGCTTCGTGCCATGAACTCAACCTTCTGGTAAACAAACCGTAAACTCCTCTAGTGCTATGGATTTTTCTCAACAATGCTGCCGTGTGCTTGCAGGGGCTGCCGGGCGCACCAGGCTTTAAAGGGTCGAAAGGCGAACCCGGGATCCCAGGCATGAATGGCGCCCCAGGGCCGCCGGGACTTGCTGGAAATCCAGGTGTTCCTGGTGAAAAAGGTGAAAAATGAGCACATTCCTGATTACTGGTTACTGTTCATGAAAACTTGAATTGCATATGCTTTGCATCAAAATGCAATATTCGTGTGTAAGCATTATTGACAAATATTTCAGGCAACAAGGGTCTCCCAGGGACCGGGAAACCGGGAACTCCAGGAACCCCGGGAGGTCTTACCGAGGATGAACGAAGAATCATAATAGATGATGTGAGCATTTAACATTTTTAAGTATGACGATGATATATAGTAGTAAAAAAgttaaaagataaagatgaataaaataaatgacaattactattaccattatctttactattattattatcattattataaatgttaatgttattaacatttttcattattatgctaatgaagATGGCTGAAATGacggataatagtaattaataataaagaaataatgataaatgtaataataacgattaaaaatataatttaaactTGAACTGTGGCTTTTCTAcggaccattataataataataataataataataacaattataatgatatatttttattggAAACTTTCAGCCGCGTCAACATCTCAGGTCATTAGCGGCGTATGCAAAACTTATTAataggggaaggcttgagggcgatttaacaattaggacaaaatgtACTAGATGCCAAAGGTTATAGACCGTGTAGGTTATTCTGGTAGTGGAAATggtaaagaagaaacaagaaaggagtacgaaggccgttcaggactgcacaaagccagcctttcatcctttcagcgcgattctcacactttaggatgggaacagaagaagaggatgaagaagagacagaaaaggaaatgagagaagaaaagaccatgcagaattagttgaggcgagggctgaggtccaaggcagggTAGATCCCCTACGTTGGGCGTCAATCTTTGTCTCCGAAACCCCCTAAGACGACTACGGGCATAgaattagggggggagggggtaatgacaataatgattataataacaatggtttcaatgataaaagtaattataattataataataataaacaataaaataacaacaataataagggctatgataataataatgataataattgttataataataacaataataagggctataatgataataataacaataaagattgttacaataataacaattataatgatcacgattatagtgattatattaactataataataatgataataattatagaaataataataacgatcataataataataacaatagtctttacggctgtaataacaataataacatttacaataataataatagtaacgattttaataatgataatactaatgactggtataatgaaaatagtaataacaattgtaataataatagagattataatgataatagtaagagttatgcaaataatgataataataatgatcataataatgataacgattataataataactgattatagttattatgataacgattataatgttaataacgatgataatcctaataatcatgataatcatcatgatcattatcacaatcatgataCTCATGATAATCGTCATGATCAtgtcgatgattatgataatcatgatgatcataatcaaaataatggcaatacaaatgatcattataatagaaAAATCATGATTAGCCTCAtgatcatcctgattatcataataatcatgatgatcgtactgataatcataatgataaccatggtaatcatgataatgataatctcgataataatcatgataatgctaataatgatgataataataatagtaatgataataatggtaatgacaataataaacaataacaataaaaaataacagttatGAACAATACGTTTAAGAATGAAACGAATAAGTATaagatttataacaataatgataataaaaataatagtaattttaataataatgataataatattgataataataataataatcagaacagcaataaatgataataaggatgataataataataataaatatcaataacaatcatgataaaaaagagcaacaaaaattataatgatcaaaatagtaatgattataataataatgaccgcaATTACTGATAATGTTTAGTATCAATATGTTCAACAGGGTAGCGAGTCGCTTTCAaaacaattttgatatttatctgcaGGAAATCCACTGATTCCAAACGATTCTTGGCgttgtttcttgtgcaaatgcATCATTGAGATCTGAGTACCATTTTCATCAACAGTATTGACTTGTTAGTCCCCACAGCAGAGGAGGGcctgaagtatatcagggaaattatggagtaaaacaggcttaaataagaatagaGAACAAAAACGTATAACATTTGTataaaaagcgcttaaaatcggctaATGAAAATCTAAAGATATGCCTGCAATTTTTGAGTCTATTGACTGACGCGCCAAAATGCGAAAAATCTGCGGGATTCACACCGTCTTAAACCCTCAAAATCCATCCTGACCCATAACCCTACCACACCTAACAATCtaagttgccgtgactaggcgtgcccaaCTGGCCGAGGGGGTTGATGGAGAGCTCTGTCCCATACACCCCCCTGGGTACACTCCCCTCACCTCGGTATgaacggcaagatagagctgcgtcCATACTATAAACAATAGACCAAActttcctttccttgtctctGCTGTATGGATCGCTTCCTTTCTAATCTCTTTTTTCGGCATTTGGGGCATTTGTTGGGAAAACTGGCAAAAGAGTTATTATGAAACAATCAACGGGTAATACGGGTAAAGATGACTATTGGAGAAGTAGTAAGAGATGAAtccagggaatgagataagggGATTGGTGAAGGTGGTgcagtatcaggaagaatgtcaggcagagagagaactgTTGCAACAGAAGGGATTCACGTGAGCATCCAGGTGCAGAGGTAAAGATAgtgggaaatgaagagggaatggtgcacatggagaaggggaggatggtgtGTGATGggaaaaagtgggaggaagaagggtagggggaacttgaggggaggaggaaggatatcgGTAAATGCTCTAAATACAGAAGGAATAGTAAGAGAGGGATTTAAGGGTGGATAAAGGAGCGGAACATTCTCTTTggtcatgtttgtatgtattcaagagtttctggaggagaGTTggatggggaggtctgagaaataaAGGTTCCCTTGTGAGAAGAAGGGAACCTAACCTAACTGGGGACGATTCTGAGATATCTTGAGAAGATGGGAAGGGCAGTTTTGgaatgggtagagagagaaaaactcgtCATCCTGCTTTCCGTCTGTCCTCACGTAGGGTGAGGCCTAGtgtgaatctgagaactgcttcCTCACATCCAAGCTTATATGCAGGGCAGGTCCTATataatacattatgggagccaccataATTGGCACACATACGtaactgagcagggcaatttgaacggtcatgaccaggtttgGCACACACAGGGCAGTGGGCCGTGGAGCAAttgtgtttggctgggtggccaaaacgtcAACATCTCTGACATGGCAAGAAAGGGGGTGATATGGTCAGACAGGGCAGGACACTCCATCAATGTAAATTTCATGGGGTAgttatgtctatggaagctaatcttagcAATATCAGCACAAGActtaagagaggagtgaggttcggcaggaatacgtttgccagtgaggtcagtcagggtagatagATTGGGACTCAGATGTAACTTTTGCAGGAACGATTGCGAAAGGAAACTGTCTATTTTTTGGGAGACATTGTTGGAAAAGAAGGGTATTGTCAGAATAAGGGCCTGTAGGGGGAATCGCAAAGAAACGATCCCACTTGGCTAGGCTAAAGAGAGtatacaaaagtttttttttagaggtgaaggtagaaggaagagggtgggaagaagatggggtggtgtagaGCGAAGTAGTACTGtagggaggacaataaggatgaagattagtattaaggggggagggggtagacaggGAAGAAGACCATGAGGAGATAGAATGgggaatgttgggagagaggaaggggtgcattctgcAGTCTGAGTAATAACCTACATGGGTGTTTCGGAACGGATAAGGTTGTTAATAAACATCGAGTAGGGAGTATTAGTACCAGTAGTTCGAGCCGTTGTGTCTACAGAAGCTAATATTGGCAGTCTTGGTGTAATACTTATGCTGTCCTCTGGGAGGAATattgtagcactgtactgccactgcatcatagtcAACAAGGAAGGTAAGAAGGTCGCTTTCACTGCCTGACCAGTTCTTGTTGTAGATAGAACAATCATTTGGGGAGACGAAACAGTTCtggtatggcaatggattggcatccgccatagactggtgtcaatcatctctttaaggggcttttgggtgtgagtgtccacaggtatggctggtgtgctggagatcgatgGGAAGAgtcggggcggctcacccgtcggctaaggcttgggtaggccttgttgctgcttgctgtgtcttgctcagctggaggatcgtgagtgctgaactcggcccgggtgcaggagcttaagtgggtctaagctgtgccagccacccgggaacgaggggagcctgcggtccaaagGGCGAGCCgcgaggtgtccgtggtcaaccaatcaggtctcgttATGCGTCGTCgagatggtgagggcgagaggacaggctgtggacctagacc containing:
- the LOC138861132 gene encoding macrophage receptor MARCO-like (The sequence of the model RefSeq protein was modified relative to this genomic sequence to represent the inferred CDS: added 345 bases not found in genome assembly); the protein is MPGWSFLDWQEIGSGAGEEFMPLNSTNGTPFGLQQMCFCNISSVTAVVLEQLSKRLEYADQQGAKGDKGDQGPPGPASRQGDKGEPGSDGPRGLPGERGPRGPPGPPGIIYSPEKVDGDLPEFLSETESKNLEKGLIGSEGYAGIAGFDGKKGEKGEKGLPGAPGFKGSKGEPGIPGMNGAPGPPGLAGNPGVPGEKGNKGLPGTGKPGTPGTPGGLTEDERRIIIDDPRQHLRSLAAYAKLINRGRLEGDLTIRTKCTRCQRL